GGCTCCGTGAGCCCTCATGTCGAAGACGGCGACGTTGAAGCCGTTGCGCGCGAGTATGTCGAGCACCATTCTCATGTAGTCGCTCCAGCGCGAGGACGTGTAGCCGTGAACGGCGATAACCGTCCGGTCGGAGCCCCGCTTCACCAGCCAGCCTCGGAGAACTAAACCGTCCTCTGTCTTGACTTCGACATCCTCGTAGTCGTACCCTAGGTCCTTCGGGGTCCACTTCTCGGTGTGGCGCGGAGGTTTTGCTAAACGCCTGGAAGCGCTCGCCGAGAGGATGACCAGCAGGAGGATCAGTAGCGCGGCTATTGCCGCTACTACTGTGAAAATGAGCTGCATCATACAGCGAGGATTATTAAGAAATTATTATAAATTTTATTCCGAGCCCATTGGACAAACGCTAAACGCTGTAGCTGAGCCTGTCCCGCGGGGTAGGCGAGAAAGCTTAATTTTGAACCTCTTGCTCTCCCGCTAGATGATAGAGTACAAAGTTGACGACTTGAGGCTTGAAGTGTTGAGAGAGATCGTAGAGGTTCCTGCGCCTTCAGGTTTCGAGGAGCCTGTTCTCAACCTCATTAAGGAGCGTTATGGCAGGTTTGCACACGAGGTGAAGCGCGACAACCTGGGCTCTCTTGTTCTAGTGCGCCGCGGCAAGTCGGAGAAACCCAAAGTGCTCGTCGCCGGCCACGTGGACGAGGTCGGCTTCGTGGTCACAGGTATCACCAGCGAGGGGTACGTTAACTTCACGCCTTTAGGCGGCTGGTTCGACCAGGTTCTTCTCGCGCAGAGAGTTGTTATACGGACGAAGAACGGCTTAGTGCCCGGGGTTATCGCGAGCAAGCCACCCCACCTGCTCACCCCCGAGGAGAGGCAGAAGGTCGTCCAGATCAGCCAGATGTTCATCGACGTGGGGGCATCGAGCAAGGAGGAGGTGGAGAAGCTTGGCGTGAGGATCGGCGACCCGATCGCGCCGTGGTCTCCCTTCACGCGGACAGCTTTCGCTGACAGAGTGATGGCCAAGGCGTTCGACGACAGGATTGGAGCTTTCATCGCCATGGAGGTTCTGAGGCTTCTCGCCGAGAGCGGTATCGAGCACCCGAACACGTACTACGCTGCTGCCACCGTCCAGGAGGAGGTCGGGCTCCGCGGCGCGGAGACCGTGGGGTGGGTGGTGGACCACGATATTGCTATCGTTACGGAAGTGGACATAGCGGGCGACGTCCCCGGCATTAAGCCTCACGAGGCGCCTGCTAAGCTCGGCAAGGGGCCTTCCATCGTCGTCTACGACAGGTCAATGATCCCCAACCAGAAGCTGAAAGATTTCGTCATCCAGGTCGCCGAGGAGGCTAAGATCCCCTACCAGCTCTCAGCTGTGACAGGGGGGACGGACGCCGGGAGGCTGCACCTCTACCGCGGCGGCCGGCCGAGCATCGTGATCGGCGTGCCCACTAGGCACATACATAGCCACGTGAGCGTTCTCAGCTTATCTGACGTGGAGAACGCCGTGAAGCTCGTAGTGGAGCTGGTAAAGAGGCTCGATGAGGAAACTGTGCGCAGTTTCACCAGTGTATGAAGCTGCTGCCGCTCTGAGGTTGATTTATACACAGCACTATTAATTTATGTCCAGCTCGCTTATAACGGCTGAGGAGCTGTGCGCCTGGAAGCCTCCGCCGTAGAGGAGATCATTCGACGTGGCGTAAAACCGCTGCACGCTTTCGTAGCTCTCATGCTGGCAGCGCTCAGAGAGTTCGGCGTCATAAACTTCGGAGTAGTCCACGAGGTCACTAAGCAGGCGGGTGAGAAGATGGCCTTGATCTACGGGAGAGGCAGCAGCCCCTCAGAGTCTCTGGAGAAAGCGGCCAGCTTGCTGGAGGTCGGTCAGTTCGAAGTAGTGCCTAACCAGGATAATGTGCTCTTCATGCTGAAGTCGAACACGTGCAGAGTTTGCCCGAAAGGTGTAGGCGGGTTAGAGCTTCCGGGAAAGCTGTGCCCCTTGGTCGGGCTTCTAGCAGGTTTCTCGGGGATGAAGGCCGAGGAAGCGAGAAAGGAAGGCAGCTACTGCGTTATAGAGTTCAAAGCCTAGCTCAGCCTTCCCGCTTCTTCCACACTTGAAGTACGCTCTCGTCAACTCACCCGCCTCTCCCTTTACGCGCCTACTGGCGAGCTCGCCGGCTGAGACCGCACCGGGTTCTCCTGCAAGGTCGCTCAGAGGAGCGGCGGAGGCGGCGCCCGGAGCCGGAGACCGCTACGTCATCTGGATTCACGACCACGTTCAAGTAGCTACCTTTAGCGGTTCTCCAGAACTACCCTGATCCGCCACGCCCCAGCTTCTCGCCTAGAGCACAGCCTCTCGCCTGAAAGACCTCCGTCTAAAAATCGAGAGAGGTTGCCGAAGGCGCCGGAGCCGCTAAACCAGGGCGTCGGTACAGCGCCTTATTCCAAGCAGTTAAGCCGGGAGAGCAGAGGAGCACGGTGGCTAGAAATTCATATGTCAGCTGTACATCACTGTATTTTTTCTTACACACCTGCGGCTACGTTTAAAAACCGATAAGCTGCTAGCGCGGCGTGGAAACAGTAGTCGCTGTGCTCGGCGCCGGGAAGATCGGGAAGGCTTTCATCTCGGCTGTTCTGCGCAGCGCTTGGGGCAAAGTTATCGCAACTGCGCGGAGCGAAAACTCGCTGGCCGAGGCTGCCAGGCTCGGGGCTCTGGCCACGAGGGACAACAGGGAAGCTGTTAAGAAAGCGGGGATCGTGGTGCTCTCGGTGAAGCCGTTCCACTTCCCGCAGCTGCTGCGGGAGGTTGGTGGAGACGTTTGGGAGGGGAAGCTCGTTGTCTCCGTGATGGCCGGCGTGAAGCTGAGCACTCTGGCTAGCGTGCTCGAGGGCGCGGAGGTTTACCGCGCTATGCCTAACCTCAACGCTTACGTGGGCTTATCGTCGACAGCTGTCGCCTGCAACGGTAGGTGTGAGCGCGCGCAGCTGGTCGAGCAGTTTCTCGGCTTGCTGGGCAGGGTGTACTGGGTCCCTGAAGAATACCTCGACGTGTGGACCGGGCTGGCTGGCAGCGGGCCGGCCTTCATTTCCGAGATTGTGGATGCGCTCGCCATGGGGGCTGTGGCCGCGGGGCTGAGCAGAGAGCTCGCCTACATGGCTGTGCTCGACGTGCTGGAGGGTACCGCTCAGCTTCTCAGGAGCCGGGTAGGCGTTCACCCGGCTCAGCTCAGGGACGAGGTGGCGACTCCCGCCGGGACCACTATCCGCGGGCTCATGGTGCTGGAGTCGGAGGGGGTGAAAGCCGCTTTGATGAAAGTCGTTGAGGAGGCAGCGAGAAGGTCGCGGGTGATAGGGCTGGAGGTCGATGAGAAAGTTCAGTCGGAGCTCGAGAAAGTGTTCCTCTACGGGGCTCGGAAAAGGAAATAAAGGAGGGCTCGCGCAGGAGCAGGCTTGATGAAGGCGGTGAAGCTGAGCCGGCTCGCTTACACCCTCGCCGCGCTTCTCCTCGTATCACCCCTCCTGGCTCAAGCGGTAGGCTTCGGAGACAAGTACTGGGAGATTATCACTGATCTCGGCGACGAGCCTGCATACGTCGCGCTAGCAACAATCCTGTACGTGGGTATCTCGAGAGAGCTTGGCGCGGTAGCTCTCCTCTCGCTGATCACTTCAGCATGGGTGAATGTCTACCTGAAGAACCTGTTCGCGCTGCCCCGCCCTCCGAGGGAGCTGTGGAAGGTAGAGGCAAGCGGCTACGGCTTTCCGAGCGGCCACGCTCAAACCTCTTCCGCTTTCTGGGTTTCCGTGGGGTTCATGCTCCGCAGCATTCCCGTGCTCGTCCTAGGAGCAGCTATCGTCGCACTCGTAGCAGCTTCACGGGTTGCTCTCGGCGTCCACTACGTGCACGACGTGGTGGGCGGAGCCGTGCTCGGCTCACTCATCGCGTGGCTCACGGCCACCGCTCTCAGGCGCAGAGAGCTGGATGGTACGCGGCCGGCAGCCGCGCTCGCAGCTTACGGCTTCGCAATCCCCCTGCTCTACTTAATCTACCCTGACCCCACTTTCGTCAAGATGGGAGGCGTGGCTCTCGGCTTCTCAGCGTACCCTCTAGCTAGGCGCCACCTGAGCCACAACGCCTCCGCGCTCATCCGCCTAGCGGTCACCGCCTTGGTTCTCGTGGCTGCTTTCGCGCTAACCCGCTTCTTCGACAAGCAGGTGCCCGTCCTCCAGTTCGCTGGCTACGCGCTGACGACCCTCCTAATAGTGCTGTCCCCAGCATTGTACAAGCTGCGCAGGTAGCTAGAGGATCCTGGTGAGCCTATCCCACCGGAAGCTGAAGCGGCCTAGGCCCGGCTCCTCCGGCGTTTTTCTCACACCTTTATCGATCGAAGCTCCACCGGTGACGAGGCTCTCCGCTACCAGTAGGTCGCAGTCGAGGTCGTAGTACTTAACGTTCCTGATGGCTTGTGAGAAGTGGACCGCCGCCGTCATACCCACGCGGGACTCTCCGAAGCACCCGATCATGTTCTCGACCCCAGCTGCCTCGCAGATGCTAGCGATCCTAACCGCCCCGAGGATGCCCTGCGACTTCATCAGCTTGATGTTCACGATATCTGCGGCTTCCGCGCGGATAACGGTGAGGGCGTCCTCTGGAGTTTTCACAGTCTCGTCGAGCGCTATCGGCAAGGGGCTCTCAGCCCGTATTTCCGCTAAGCCCTCGAGGTCATCCCACCTCGTCGGCTGCTCAACCAGCTCCACTTCGTAAGACGCTATCCTGTCTATCGTTCTCAGCGCTTGCTCGACGCTCCACCCCTGGTTCGCGTCCACCCGGATTCTAACTCCCTCGCCGACAGCATCCCGCACAGCTTTCACGCGCTCGATATCCTTCTCCGGATCCTCGCCGAGCTTCAGCTTCAGGATGCGGAAGCCTCTCTCCACGTACCTTGCAGCGCGCTCAGCCATCTCGCCGGGCTCCATGATGCCTATTGTGATGTCTGTCTCCACCTCGTCCCTGTAGCCTCCCAGGACCCTCCAGAGGGGCTTCCCGAGGCTCTTAGCGTAAAGGTCTAAGAGAGCCATGTCGACCGCCGCCTTAACTGAGGAAGTTGCTTCTAGGCTGCTGACGAACTCGTAGATCCTCTCGAGGCTCGAGTAGTCGCTCTCGGCAATTAGGCGCGCGGCTCTGCGAAGTGACTCGACGCTATCCTCGAGCGTCTCGCCCAAAACGTTCCTCGAAGGGCAGGCCTCGCCCCATCCCTCGAGCTCGCCGTCCAGGAGGCGTATGAGGATGGTTCTGCTCTCTAGGGAGACGCCTGTAGCGATCCTGAAAGGCTCTAGAAGAGGTACCCGGTGGATGTATGCCTCGATCTTCACGAAGGGTTCTGCGAAAAGCCGGGGAAAAAGCCTTTTGCCTTTAACTCTAAATGTAGTACGCCGGGAGTACGCGCTAGAGGAAAAGGATACTGTGAATACCACTGCTAACCGGTAGGCGAGCGATGGAGCCCGTTAAAGCGGTGGTGGAGGGCGTTGCCCTACCCCTCCTCGACGCGACGCCGAGGAAGCTTAGGGAGCCGGCTAGAGCCATGCTGGCGCTAGTCCTAGCGCGCTGCGGAGCCGAGTACAGGCACCTGCTGTCTGGTGTCAGAAACACGTACCTTCTCGCCAGCTTGTACGCCGAGCTGCCAACGTACTTCCCTGACACGTGGGAGGAGTACTCGCGCGCCGCGCTAGTGCGCCTAGCAGAGCTCAGCTTAAACCGCAGGTGCGTAGTGCTGTCAAAACTAGCTGAGACTGCCGCAAGAACGGGGTCGACGCCCCACGTCTTCCTCTCAGCTGCTCTGAGGGGATCGAACCTATGCAGCAGAAGCGCTAGAGCGAGGCTAGCGCTTGCCCTGGCCGAGTGCGGCCAGCCGGAGAAAGCTCTCTCCCTGGTGAGGGGCCAGCCAGCCCTCGTGGTGGAGCTGCTTCTCCGAGCCCCTGGTGACGGGACGCTGCTAGAAGCTGCGCGCAAGGCAGTCTCCAGGGTTCGCGACTCGCGTAGGCGCCTCGTTCTGGTTTCCAGGCTACTCGTGGGAGGCTTCAGCCTGAGCTACGAGCCAGAGGTCGTCGCCGAGAGCCTAGCTGCCGCTCTTTCACGGGACGGCGACCCGAGCAGCGTCTACTTGTCCCTAGTGATCGCCAGGAACCTTGCTGAAGCCGGGATGCAGCAGTACGCCTGGGAGAAGGTTTCACAGATTCTGGAGAACTCTCCACCGCTGTCCTGGCTACCCCTCGATCTGGCTGAGCTGTACCTGGTGAACGCCTACCACTACCTGGGCCTAACCAGGGCCGTGGAGCTAGCTGACACTGCCGGCGAGAATAAAGGCTTTCTGCTCGCCTCGCTGCTGGACTACATCACGGCAGGCTGGGGTGGTCCGCACGCCGGTTAGGCTTTCCCGAAGGAAAGCTTTCCTGCTAGCAGTCGTAATCGCTATTACTGCGGGAGCCTTAACTCTAGCGTACTTCTACCCGAAGATCGTGAAAGCTGAAGCTCCCTCGCTTGAGAGCAAATTCCGGGATCTCTACTCGCGAAACGCGGAGTTTAGGCTTGCAGTCGACGAGCTCAGGAGGCTCGCGCTAGACCCGAGCGTGCCCTACGACGAGAACAGAGCGTTCACCCTCTTCAACTCTATTCTAAAGGGTTTGGGGCTGCCCGAGGTCGATAGGCTTCACTTCAGGTACGGGAAATCTGTCAAAGCGAGAGCGGAGAAGGTTCCGGAGCCGGTGGCTTGCCGTCTCCCGGATGACTTGAACCTGGTGATCGTTCAGCCGAAACTGGACGTCAGCGCTGGTAACCACCTCGAGAAGGTTTACGCGTGCGAGTACCAGCTCGGCTCCAAGAGAGTCGTGGAGGTCACTCTTGTCTTCAAGAATGAGAAGAGGCCCGACCGCTCTCTCGAGGACGTGTGGTACGAGGTTTGGCGCCTGGTAGCGTGGGGCCGTTCGCGGGACGTGGAAACCTTCTTCCTAGTTTACGAGGGTGGTAAGGCCTACGTGGACTTCTCCGGGCTGGCCCTGATCCTCAAGGACACGTCCGGCTTAAGGTTCATCAGCAGCATCGGCAGCGGCGGGAAAGGGTACTTTGAGTCGGCTCACGAGACGGAAAGGTGGGAGCTGAGCAGTGCGAGAATCGTAGTGTACGTCAACACCTACAACCACGCGCTAGGGGTTAAGGACAACAACCCGGGCATGGAGAAGGTAGTTTACGAGGTAGCGCCGCGCGATGTGGTGGTTGGGAGGAGGATCGACGCCGAGAACGAGTACTCCGACCTCAAGTACGCGGGCGAAATAGTCAGCGTCTAGCTGGTGCGCCAAAGGGTTTAAAAGAAGCTTCAGCGTTCTCTTCCGTGTACCTGAGAATAACGTTCGGCGAGAGGCTCGAGATTCCAGCTTTCATCGAGAACCCCCAGTTTCACGAGCCCATCAGGCGCGCGCTGCCCGCGAGCTCGCAAGCCAGGGTCTGGAAGGAGGAGGTTTACTTCCCCACGGAGATCAGCCTGAGCGGCCCCATGGTCACTCGGGTTCCCGAGGGTTCTCTAGCCTACTGGCCCCCGGAGAAAGCTCTCTGCCTCTTCAGCTGGGCTAGCCAGCCTTACGGGCCGGTGCTCAAGCTGGGGTGGTTTCTCGGCCCGAAGCAGAATATCTTCGACGTCGAGGAGGGTGACGGGGTTAGAGTTGATGAGCTTAAGCGCGAGGGGTACAGCGAGCGCTTGTGGAGCATCGCTGACCAGCTCCAGCGCGGGGGCTTCCTGGCGGCGCCGAGGAGCTGGGAGGGCGTCGAGAGCGTGGTGGGCGCTTACGTAAAGCATGAAGTTAGGGTTGGGTTCGAGGTCATGGTGGAGGACTTCGGCTTCGTGATCGAGTCAGACCCCCTCTACCTGAGGGACTTCTCGGTCGTGGACGAGTCTCTGAGGCGCGCCCTGCAGTGGGCTAAGGTTGTGAGGAGCAGAGTCGACGTGAGCGAGGACGGTTTCGTCGTGCTCTCAGAGTTCGCCGCCACTCCAGCGGAGCTCGTGGACGCTGCTAGCCAGCTAGTGCAAGACTACGTCAAGGTGCTGGACATCATACGCTTAAAGTAGGGCTGGGAGGCGTGAAGAAAGTCCTCTGGGCTCTAGACTTCCCTCCCTCGAGGCAGCTGAGAGACATGCTGGCAGGCGCCCTAGGCGATGATGTTGTCCTCGTGGGTGTGGGCCCCCTCCGGAAAGCGGAGGAAGTGCTTGAGGCTATGAGGGATGTCGGCGCGGACGAAGTCGTGGTAGCGATCGACGACCCCTGCGAGGTCTCCAAGATGCTCGACGCAGGAGTGGAGCCGCTGATAGCTTTAGTCGAGGAAGTTTCGGCAGCAAGAGACCGAGAGGAATGCCTCCCTAAGGGGGAGGGCGAGGTCGTGATCGAGGAGGAGGAAGGCTGCAGAGTGGTCAGGGTCAGCGAGTTCGCCAGGATCACGGACGTAATGTTCCAGCTGTCCGAGCCCAAGGAGAAGCACGAACACGAGCACGAGAGCTAAGGGTGGCCTGGGGATAGCCGGTGTGCTCAGGCTTCCGTCACGTGGAATCGACCTGGAGCTCACCCTGAAACCCTCCTTCATCCTCGCTCTCTTCGAGAAGGAAGAGGGAAGCTACAAGAAGATTGCTGGGCGCTCGCTGGGCTGCCGGATCTGGCAGAAGAGGGGAGAGATCTTCTCCACGTGCCCCGCCGAGGAAGTCGAGTACTACACCGGGCTATGGTTCCTGGAGGTGAAGGCTGCTGAGAGCCCGCACAGGAGGTTCTCGCAGCTGGTCGACAACCTGATTGAAGTCTACGCTGGCTTAAGCCTAGCCGTCGACATCTACGACCCGCTCTACATCTTCATAGCTGTCTTCCTCTCC
This region of Thermofilum sp. genomic DNA includes:
- a CDS encoding dipeptide epimerase, encoding MKIEAYIHRVPLLEPFRIATGVSLESRTILIRLLDGELEGWGEACPSRNVLGETLEDSVESLRRAARLIAESDYSSLERIYEFVSSLEATSSVKAAVDMALLDLYAKSLGKPLWRVLGGYRDEVETDITIGIMEPGEMAERAARYVERGFRILKLKLGEDPEKDIERVKAVRDAVGEGVRIRVDANQGWSVEQALRTIDRIASYEVELVEQPTRWDDLEGLAEIRAESPLPIALDETVKTPEDALTVIRAEAADIVNIKLMKSQGILGAVRIASICEAAGVENMIGCFGESRVGMTAAVHFSQAIRNVKYYDLDCDLLVAESLVTGGASIDKGVRKTPEEPGLGRFSFRWDRLTRIL
- a CDS encoding M42 family metallopeptidase, giving the protein MIEYKVDDLRLEVLREIVEVPAPSGFEEPVLNLIKERYGRFAHEVKRDNLGSLVLVRRGKSEKPKVLVAGHVDEVGFVVTGITSEGYVNFTPLGGWFDQVLLAQRVVIRTKNGLVPGVIASKPPHLLTPEERQKVVQISQMFIDVGASSKEEVEKLGVRIGDPIAPWSPFTRTAFADRVMAKAFDDRIGAFIAMEVLRLLAESGIEHPNTYYAAATVQEEVGLRGAETVGWVVDHDIAIVTEVDIAGDVPGIKPHEAPAKLGKGPSIVVYDRSMIPNQKLKDFVIQVAEEAKIPYQLSAVTGGTDAGRLHLYRGGRPSIVIGVPTRHIHSHVSVLSLSDVENAVKLVVELVKRLDEETVRSFTSV
- a CDS encoding cyclophilin-like family protein; translated protein: MYLRITFGERLEIPAFIENPQFHEPIRRALPASSQARVWKEEVYFPTEISLSGPMVTRVPEGSLAYWPPEKALCLFSWASQPYGPVLKLGWFLGPKQNIFDVEEGDGVRVDELKREGYSERLWSIADQLQRGGFLAAPRSWEGVESVVGAYVKHEVRVGFEVMVEDFGFVIESDPLYLRDFSVVDESLRRALQWAKVVRSRVDVSEDGFVVLSEFAATPAELVDAASQLVQDYVKVLDIIRLK
- a CDS encoding phosphatase PAP2 family protein → MKAVKLSRLAYTLAALLLVSPLLAQAVGFGDKYWEIITDLGDEPAYVALATILYVGISRELGAVALLSLITSAWVNVYLKNLFALPRPPRELWKVEASGYGFPSGHAQTSSAFWVSVGFMLRSIPVLVLGAAIVALVAASRVALGVHYVHDVVGGAVLGSLIAWLTATALRRRELDGTRPAAALAAYGFAIPLLYLIYPDPTFVKMGGVALGFSAYPLARRHLSHNASALIRLAVTALVLVAAFALTRFFDKQVPVLQFAGYALTTLLIVLSPALYKLRR
- the proC gene encoding pyrroline-5-carboxylate reductase; amino-acid sequence: METVVAVLGAGKIGKAFISAVLRSAWGKVIATARSENSLAEAARLGALATRDNREAVKKAGIVVLSVKPFHFPQLLREVGGDVWEGKLVVSVMAGVKLSTLASVLEGAEVYRAMPNLNAYVGLSSTAVACNGRCERAQLVEQFLGLLGRVYWVPEEYLDVWTGLAGSGPAFISEIVDALAMGAVAAGLSRELAYMAVLDVLEGTAQLLRSRVGVHPAQLRDEVATPAGTTIRGLMVLESEGVKAALMKVVEEAARRSRVIGLEVDEKVQSELEKVFLYGARKRK